In Castanea sativa cultivar Marrone di Chiusa Pesio chromosome 6, ASM4071231v1, a single window of DNA contains:
- the LOC142640933 gene encoding uncharacterized protein LOC142640933 isoform X1 — MASVLGFLPNHSLYSRTLWAPSVSINHFVASPSHTSTVSYLSSNNTHQLKLKHFPQPQASSSEGVPGELIEDSKFVPLNAEDPRYGPPALLLLGFEVEEAMKIQQLLKELDGEFLEIIFCTEDMITRPLWEAMNTRQPHLEAVKVAKSLPRICFLSGLSGEEMMVLIDAFPETGLEPAVFAALVPNSADKPLQELIEEIMGDHEMLTAKQPSST, encoded by the exons ATGGCGTCCGTGCTTGGGTTTTTACCAAACCATTCTCTGTACTCTCGTACGCTATGGGCCCCTTCAGTCTCCATAAACCATTTTGTAGCTTCACCTTCACATACTTCAACTGTTTCATATTTATCCTCAAACAACACCCATCAGCTGAAGCTCAAGCATTTCCCACAACCACAAGCATCTTCTTCTGAAG GAGTTCCTGGTGAGTTAATTGAAGACTCAAAGTTTGTACCTTTGAATGCTGAGGATCCCAGATATGGTCCACCT GCTTTATTGTTATTGGGTTTTGAAGTGGAAGAGGCCATGAAG ATACAACAGCTTTTGAAAGAGTTGGATGGTGAATTCCTTGAG ATTATTTTTTGTACTGAAGACATGATTACTCGTCCCCTTTGGGAAGCAATGAATACGAGGCAGCCCCATTTGGAAGCAGTAAAG GTAGCCAAGTCACTGCCACGGATCTGCTTCTTATCTGGTCTAAGTGGAGAGGAGATGATGGTGTTGATCGATGCCTTTCCAGAAACTG GACTAGAACCAGCCGTATTTGCAGCACTTGTTCCCAATAGTGCTGATAAGCCGCTCCAGGAGTTGATAGAAGAGATTATGGGGGACCATGAAATGCTG ACTGCAAAGCAACCCAGTTCGACATAG
- the LOC142640933 gene encoding uncharacterized protein LOC142640933 isoform X2 translates to MASVLGFLPNHSLYSRTLWAPSVSINHFVASPSHTSTVSYLSSNNTHQLKLKHFPQPQASSSEGVPGELIEDSKFVPLNAEDPRYGPPALLLLGFEVEEAMKIQQLLKELDGEFLEVAKSLPRICFLSGLSGEEMMVLIDAFPETGLEPAVFAALVPNSADKPLQELIEEIMGDHEMLTAKQPSST, encoded by the exons ATGGCGTCCGTGCTTGGGTTTTTACCAAACCATTCTCTGTACTCTCGTACGCTATGGGCCCCTTCAGTCTCCATAAACCATTTTGTAGCTTCACCTTCACATACTTCAACTGTTTCATATTTATCCTCAAACAACACCCATCAGCTGAAGCTCAAGCATTTCCCACAACCACAAGCATCTTCTTCTGAAG GAGTTCCTGGTGAGTTAATTGAAGACTCAAAGTTTGTACCTTTGAATGCTGAGGATCCCAGATATGGTCCACCT GCTTTATTGTTATTGGGTTTTGAAGTGGAAGAGGCCATGAAG ATACAACAGCTTTTGAAAGAGTTGGATGGTGAATTCCTTGAG GTAGCCAAGTCACTGCCACGGATCTGCTTCTTATCTGGTCTAAGTGGAGAGGAGATGATGGTGTTGATCGATGCCTTTCCAGAAACTG GACTAGAACCAGCCGTATTTGCAGCACTTGTTCCCAATAGTGCTGATAAGCCGCTCCAGGAGTTGATAGAAGAGATTATGGGGGACCATGAAATGCTG ACTGCAAAGCAACCCAGTTCGACATAG